One stretch of Rhinolophus ferrumequinum isolate MPI-CBG mRhiFer1 chromosome 3, mRhiFer1_v1.p, whole genome shotgun sequence DNA includes these proteins:
- the PTP4A1 gene encoding protein tyrosine phosphatase type IVA 1, with protein sequence MARMNRPAPVEVTYKNMRFLITHNPTNATLNKFIEELKKYGVTTIVRVCEATYDTTLVEKEGIHVLDWPFDDGAPPSSQIVDDWLSLVKIKFREEPGCCIAVHCVAGLGRAPVLVALALIEGGMKYEDAVQFIRQKRRGAFNSKQLLYLEKYRPKMRLRFKDSNGHRNNCCVQ encoded by the exons ATGGCTCGAATGAACCGCCCAGCTCCTGTGGAAGTCACATACAAGAACATGAGATTTCTTATTACACACAATCCAACCAATGCGACCTTAAACAAATTTATAGAG GAACTTAAGAAGTATGGCGTTACCACAATAGTAAGAGTATGTGAAGCAACTTACGACACTACTCTTGTGGAGAAAGAAGGCATCCATGTTCTT GATTGGCCTTTTGATGATGGTGCACCACCATCCAGTCAGATTGTTGATGACTGGTTAAGtcttgtaaaaattaaattccgTGAAGAACCTGGTTGTTGCATTGCTGTTCATTGTGTTGCAGGCCTTGGAAG AGCTCCAGTGCTTGTTGCTCTAGCATTAATTGAAGGTGGAATGAAATACGAAGATGCAGTGCAGTTCATAAGGCA aaagcGGCGTGGAGCTTTTAACAGCAAGCAACTTTTGTATTTAGAGAAGTATCGTCCTAAAATGCGGCTGCGCTTCAAAGACTCCAATGGTCATAGAAACAACTGTTGCGTTCAATAA